In Silene latifolia isolate original U9 population chromosome X, ASM4854445v1, whole genome shotgun sequence, the following proteins share a genomic window:
- the LOC141619038 gene encoding DUF21 domain-containing protein At4g14240-like — translation MQIFNAVAIARLALRNGDVLGSEIEFGTATWFIYGGLCCFLVLFAGLMSGLTLGLMSINLVDLEILKRSGSSSEQKQAAAILPVVQKQHQLLVTLLLCNAGAMEALPIYLDKLFNQYLAIILSVTLVLAFGEVIPQAICSRYGLAVGANFVWLVRILMIVSYPISYPIGKVLDWVLGHDEALFRRAQLKALVSIHGQEAGKGGELTHDETTIINGALDLTEKTAQEAMTPIDSTFSLDVNAKLDWEAMGKILARGHSRVPVYSGTPKNIIGLLLVKTLLTVRPETETPVSAVTIRKVPRVPADMPLYDILNEFQKGHSHMAVVVKAKSKSNIPLLLSDDKESGHRKITDVNSNLSTPLLPKQNKNSESVVDIEKINGQTKLLEGIPSSMLYTPDEIEEGEVVGIITLEDVFEELLQEEIVDETDEFIDVHRRIRVAAVAAASSVARAPSVRRLTSQKAMIHAGANKQGQSVKKPSEDDAASSK, via the exons ATGCAAATATTTAATGCAGTGGCAATAGCAAGACTAGCACTCCGAAACGGCGACGTATTAGGGTCAGAAATTGAGTTTGGAACAGCAACATGGTTCATATATGGTGGATTATGTTGTTTCCTCGTACTATTTGCAGGGCTTATGTCTGGGTTGACTTTAGGATTGATGTCTATAAATCTTGTTGACTTGGAGATTCTTAAGCGTAGTGGTTCTTCTTCTGAACAGAAACAAGCTG CTGCTATTCTCCCTGTCGTTCAAAAACAGCACCAACTTCTCGTTACGTTGCTTCTGTGCAATGCGGGTGCCATGGAG GCACTTCCAATATATCTGGATAAGCTTTTCAATCAGTATCTAGCTATTATTTTATCTGTAACATTGGTCCTAGCTTTTGGGGAG GTTATTCCACAAGCAATATGTTCTAGATATGGCCTCGCTGTGGGTGCAAATTTTGTGTGGCTCGTACGCATATTGATGATTGTGTCCTATCCAATATCTTACCCTATTGGAAAG GTGTTGGACTGGGTACTAGGTCATGATGAAGCTCTCTTCAGAAGAGCTCAATTAAAAGCGCTCGTCTCAATTCACGGTCAAGAG GCTGGAAAAGGAGGCGAACTTACACATGATGAGACAACAATTATCAATGGAGCATTAGATTTAACGGAGAAG ACAGCTCAAGAGGCAATGACACCAATTGACTCAACATTTTCTTTGGATGTTAACGCAAAATTAGACTG GGAAGCAATGGGAAAGATCCTGGCTCGAGGACATAGCCGAGTTCCTGTTTATTCTGGAACACCGAAAAATATTATAGGACTTCTTCTG GTAAAAACACTTCTAACTGTACGACCTGAAACAGAGACCCCTGTCAGTGCAGTTACCATCAGAAAGGTTCCAAG GGTACCAGCTGACATGCCTTTGTACGACATACTTAACGAATTTCAAAAAGGTCATAGTCATATGGCCGTTGTGGTGAAGGCAAAGTCCAAAAGCAATATACCTCTACTTTTAAGTGATGATAAAGAATCTGGTCACCGTAAAATCACTGATGTGAATTCTAACTTATCTACTCCTTTGTTGCCCAAGCAAAATAAAAATTCAGAGAGTGTTGTAGACATTGAAAAGATAAACGGGCAGACGAAACTACTTGAAGGGATTCCAAGTTCTATGCTTTATACCCCGGATGAGATTGAGGAGGGAGAAGTTGTTGGTATTATCActctcgaagatgtatttgaagAGCTTCTACAG GAGGAGATTGTTGATGAAACAGATGAATTTATTGATGTTCATAGAAG GATACGTGTTGCTGCAGTCGCTGCAGCTTCTTCAGTTGCACGTGCCCCTTCTGTTCGGAGGTTAACTAGCCAAAAGGCAATG ATTCACGCGGGGGCAAACAAACAAGGGCAAAGTGTGAAGAAACCTAGTGAAGATGATGCTGCTTCCTCAAAATGA